In a genomic window of Mageeibacillus indolicus UPII9-5:
- the guaA gene encoding glutamine-hydrolyzing GMP synthase, whose product MPRISNPESAKAFITEQVELIRRQVGDNKVLLALSGGVDSSVVAALLIKAIGRNLVAVHVNHGLLRQGEPEQVIEVFRNQMQANLIYVDATDRFLDKLAGVADPETKRKIIGSEFIDVFAEEARKLSDIRFLAQGTIWPDILESEEGIKSHHNAGGLPSDLKFELVEPVRILFKDEVRVVGKALGLPDSMVNRQPFPGPGLGVRCPGAITRDRLAAVRASDAILREEFAKCGLDQKVWQYFTVVPDFRSTGIRDGKRTFEWAVIVRAVNTKDAMSATVEPLPFELMSCLTARITSEVKGVNRVLYDYTPKPTATIEFE is encoded by the coding sequence ATGCCGAGAATTTCCAACCCTGAGTCGGCAAAAGCTTTCATTACCGAACAAGTTGAGTTGATTCGTCGCCAAGTAGGAGATAATAAAGTTTTATTAGCTCTTTCAGGCGGGGTAGATTCATCCGTAGTAGCAGCATTGCTCATTAAAGCTATCGGCCGTAATTTGGTCGCTGTACACGTCAATCACGGCTTATTGCGCCAAGGCGAACCAGAACAAGTTATTGAAGTTTTCCGTAACCAAATGCAAGCCAACCTGATTTATGTCGACGCAACTGATAGATTTTTAGATAAGTTGGCTGGTGTCGCCGATCCGGAAACTAAGCGCAAAATAATCGGCAGTGAATTTATAGATGTGTTCGCTGAAGAAGCACGTAAACTTTCCGATATCCGTTTCTTGGCTCAGGGCACGATTTGGCCTGATATACTCGAAAGCGAAGAAGGAATTAAGTCGCACCACAATGCCGGCGGCTTGCCGTCAGACCTGAAATTTGAATTGGTCGAACCGGTGCGTATCCTGTTCAAAGATGAAGTACGTGTAGTTGGCAAAGCCCTCGGCTTACCTGATAGTATGGTAAATCGTCAACCTTTCCCGGGTCCTGGACTTGGAGTCCGTTGCCCCGGAGCCATTACCCGTGACCGCTTGGCGGCAGTGCGTGCATCGGATGCGATATTACGCGAAGAATTTGCCAAATGCGGCCTCGATCAAAAGGTTTGGCAGTATTTCACTGTAGTGCCGGATTTCCGTTCAACCGGTATCCGCGACGGCAAACGTACATTTGAATGGGCGGTAATCGTTCGTGCTGTCAATACTAAAGATGCCATGTCGGCGACCGTTGAGCCGCTACCATTTGAACTTATGTCCTGTCTGACCGCCAGAATAACCTCTGAGGTGAAAGGTGTTAATCGGGTGCTGTATGACTACACACCTAAGCCGACTGCAACAATCGAGTTTGAATAA
- a CDS encoding YeiH family protein, whose amino-acid sequence MIKSIEKNIKGIILCLVIAIISQIIGKKIPLVGPAVFGILIGMALNQIIKDKKSYMDGLRFTSKKILQYAVILLGFGLDLGIVLKTGRQSLPIILSTISTSLIIAYLAYKAGLIKGNIATLVGVGSSICGGSAIAAAAPVIDADEDEIAQAISVIFFFNILAAILFPSLGRIIGFSTTDGHAFGIFAGSAVNDTSSVTACASTWDTIFNLGSQTLDKAVTVKLARTLAIIPICLGLAFIRMRNAEQEANKKISIIQIFPFFIIYFILASLITTIALAKGVDIGFFKPFKDLSKFFIVMAMSAIGFNSDIVKLLKSGAKPLALGGVCFISITSITLILEKVLGIL is encoded by the coding sequence ATGATAAAATCTATAGAAAAAAATATAAAAGGGATTATTCTCTGCCTTGTAATTGCAATAATATCCCAAATAATTGGCAAGAAAATCCCTCTTGTAGGACCAGCTGTCTTTGGTATTCTAATTGGTATGGCCCTAAATCAAATTATAAAAGACAAAAAATCTTATATGGATGGTTTGAGATTTACATCAAAGAAAATCCTTCAATATGCTGTAATCCTACTAGGATTTGGACTTGATCTTGGAATTGTTTTAAAAACCGGTAGACAATCACTCCCTATCATCCTATCTACCATATCAACATCATTGATAATTGCTTACCTAGCCTACAAAGCTGGACTTATAAAAGGAAATATTGCAACACTTGTTGGTGTTGGATCATCAATTTGTGGAGGTTCTGCAATTGCAGCAGCCGCTCCAGTTATAGATGCAGATGAAGATGAAATAGCCCAAGCCATATCTGTTATATTCTTTTTTAACATCTTAGCTGCTATCCTATTTCCAAGCCTAGGTCGTATAATTGGATTTTCTACTACCGACGGTCATGCCTTTGGTATATTTGCAGGCTCTGCTGTCAATGATACATCATCAGTTACAGCCTGTGCATCGACATGGGATACAATATTTAATCTTGGTAGCCAAACACTTGATAAGGCTGTAACAGTAAAATTGGCTAGGACCCTAGCTATAATTCCTATATGCTTAGGACTAGCCTTCATAAGAATGAGAAATGCCGAACAAGAAGCTAATAAAAAAATATCCATAATACAAATCTTTCCATTCTTTATAATCTACTTCATCCTTGCAAGTTTGATTACAACTATAGCCCTAGCCAAGGGAGTAGATATAGGATTTTTCAAGCCCTTTAAGGACTTATCCAAATTTTTCATAGTAATGGCAATGTCAGCTATAGGCTTTAACAGTGATATAGTAAAACTATTAAAATCAGGAGCTAAACCACTAGCCTTAGGAGGAGTGTGCTTTATATCAATCACATCCATAACCCTAATACTAGAAAAAGTTCTAGGCATCTTATAA
- a CDS encoding LysR family transcriptional regulator, with product MLDFRIESFLEVCKYMNFTRAAESLNITQPAISTHIKYLENYYNCKLFYRSKRSLCLTDQGKILKSALLSMSNDQDRLKMILANNKTKSEKISLGFTRSVGEYLILDKLIALIKEKLSCDFHIYYENTDEILSDIDSGRIDFAIIEGFIKSSDYFIKKYKSDRIVCLCHKDHKFKKQVKKLTDLLDERIIIREDGSGTLAILKNFLSMDNIDIKDFVNIIEINNMRSIVEMLKADCGISFIFESCVKKELEEGVLRGIKLEDFNLVHDLYIVARKNSIFIDLYLQIAETFY from the coding sequence ATGTTAGATTTTAGGATAGAAAGTTTTTTGGAAGTGTGTAAATATATGAATTTTACAAGGGCTGCAGAAAGCCTTAATATAACTCAACCGGCTATATCTACTCATATTAAGTATCTAGAAAATTATTACAATTGTAAACTTTTTTATAGAAGCAAGAGGAGTTTGTGCCTAACAGACCAGGGAAAGATTCTAAAATCTGCTTTACTTTCTATGTCAAATGATCAAGATAGGTTGAAGATGATATTAGCTAATAATAAAACTAAGAGTGAGAAAATTTCTTTGGGTTTTACTAGATCAGTCGGAGAATATTTAATATTGGATAAGCTTATAGCCTTAATTAAAGAAAAGCTTTCCTGTGATTTCCACATCTATTATGAGAATACGGACGAGATTTTAAGTGATATTGATAGTGGTAGGATAGATTTTGCTATCATAGAGGGATTTATAAAATCTAGTGATTATTTTATTAAAAAATATAAAAGCGATAGGATTGTATGCCTCTGTCACAAAGATCACAAGTTTAAAAAACAAGTAAAAAAGTTAACAGACTTGTTAGATGAAAGAATTATTATAAGAGAAGACGGGTCTGGTACCTTGGCTATATTAAAAAATTTTCTAAGTATGGATAATATTGATATAAAAGATTTTGTAAATATCATAGAAATAAATAATATGCGTTCCATAGTAGAAATGCTCAAGGCAGATTGTGGTATAAGTTTTATATTTGAATCTTGTGTCAAAAAAGAACTAGAGGAAGGTGTGCTTAGGGGTATAAAGCTAGAAGATTTTAATCTAGTTCATGATTTATACATTGTCGCCAGGAAAAATTCAATATTTATTGATTTGTATTTGCAAATAGCAGAAACTTTTTATTAG